Proteins co-encoded in one Jeotgalibacillus malaysiensis genomic window:
- a CDS encoding segregation protein B: MTNTIRLTSLSSKGGCGCKIGPADLSQVLKNLPQAEANPNLLVGLDTSDDAGVYKINEETALVQTLDFFTPIVDDPYDFGQIAAANAISDVYAMGGTPLTALNIVAFPISTLDKSILTDILRGAGDKLKEAGVTLVGGHSIDDQEPKFGLAVTGTVHPDKVRANAGAKPGDKLILTKPIGVGISTTALKNGLLNDEETKNVTKVMATLNKKAAETMADFDVHAATDVTGFGLLGHASEMAEGSHTGIRIYSDQVPVLPRVRELAEGGTIPGGTKNNYAHLDGKVIFPEEMDQIDRYILCDAVTSGGLLISVSDQDADELLKKLRSEQVDAHIIGEVTDDHAGKINVQSSEGEQR, from the coding sequence ATGACAAACACAATCAGATTAACTTCACTATCTTCAAAAGGCGGATGCGGCTGTAAGATCGGTCCTGCTGATCTGTCACAGGTACTTAAAAACCTCCCGCAGGCAGAAGCAAACCCAAACCTGCTTGTCGGTCTGGATACGAGTGATGATGCAGGCGTTTATAAGATCAATGAAGAAACTGCTCTTGTACAGACACTTGATTTTTTTACACCAATTGTTGATGACCCTTATGATTTCGGCCAGATTGCTGCTGCCAATGCAATTAGTGATGTCTATGCAATGGGCGGTACACCACTGACTGCATTGAACATCGTGGCATTTCCAATCTCAACGCTTGATAAGAGTATTCTGACTGATATCCTTCGCGGTGCAGGTGATAAGTTGAAAGAAGCCGGCGTCACACTTGTAGGCGGACACTCAATTGATGATCAGGAACCGAAGTTTGGCCTTGCTGTAACCGGTACTGTTCACCCTGATAAGGTCAGAGCCAATGCCGGAGCGAAGCCTGGTGATAAACTGATTCTGACGAAGCCGATCGGGGTAGGAATTTCGACAACTGCACTTAAGAATGGTTTGTTAAATGATGAAGAAACGAAAAACGTTACAAAAGTGATGGCCACTCTTAATAAAAAGGCCGCTGAAACGATGGCTGATTTTGATGTGCATGCAGCAACAGATGTAACCGGCTTTGGATTGCTTGGACACGCTTCAGAAATGGCAGAAGGCAGTCATACCGGGATCCGCATCTACAGTGATCAGGTTCCGGTTCTTCCACGTGTACGTGAGCTGGCTGAGGGCGGCACTATCCCAGGTGGTACGAAAAATAACTATGCTCACCTCGATGGCAAGGTGATCTTCCCTGAGGAGATGGATCAGATTGACCGATATATTCTGTGTGATGCTGTAACATCAGGCGGGCTTTTAATCTCAGTTTCTGATCAGGATGCCGATGAGTTGCTGAAAAAGCTGCGCTCAGAACAGGTGGATGCACATATCATTGGTGAAGTTACAGATGATCATGCAGGAAAGATCAATGTTCAATCGTCTGAAGGTGAACAGCGTTGA